A single genomic interval of Oryza sativa Japonica Group chromosome 7, ASM3414082v1 harbors:
- the LOC4342362 gene encoding uncharacterized protein isoform X1 translates to MASSGSSTVVGEMESSLERVRRQLSSTSSRHLLQGPLLKRSDTLRKWNERWVILDPATGKMEYKIRRSDAAVRGIIVFDSTSTVTLSPMNFHGLPKYDGCCFYIGTPQKKEYFLCAETPSAARAWVSTLHASQLVLQAHKEAVNSLGGNGPTKLGKVATVVAVANATAIEASKEVEAAMKVSLRAALGSTTNKLSKGQLDDLTIMMETLRVKDDELHQLLQDIRARDATIREITDKLQETAEAAETAASAAHSIDEQRRFLSSELERLKQDQEKQIEFSLLRLRESEEKAKLLSEEREHLLKERDSALQEAQMWRSELGKARGNAVILEAAVVRAEEKARVSAADADMRINDAASRLDSATKEKEELVALVDALQLQIRRFCIQDTSTKQVCEERSELCSTSSKHVDMEDDNVDKACLSDTDPIPITENIVDLDDDGVDIPTIGVTEWNNPHSSEVSDVREVTTEPEDNSLDIPVDSQPVSENAFHG, encoded by the exons ATGGCGTCGAGCGGGAGCAGCACG GTGGTGGGAGAGATGGAGAGCAGCTTGGAGCGGGTGAGGCGGCAGCTCTCGtccacctccagccgccacCTCCTTCAGGGCCCTCTCCTGAAGCGATCCGATACA CTAAGAAAATGGAATGAACGGTGGGTTATACTTGATCCTGCAACTGGAAAGATGGAATACAA GATTCGTAGAAGTGATGCAGCTGTGAGGGGAATAATAGTGTTTGATTCAACAAGCACTGTGACGTTGTCGCCAATGAACTTTCA TGGACTGCCGAAATATGATGGATGCTGTTTCT ATATTGGAACCCCACAGAAAAAGGAATATTTTCTTTGTGCAGAAACTCCTAGTGCTGCAAGAGCTTGGGTGTCCACTTTACA TGCTTCTCAGTTGGTGCTACAAGCTCACAAAGAAGCAGTGAATTCGTTGGGTGGAAATGGTCCTACCAAATTGGGAAAAGTTGCTACAGTTGTGGCTGTGGCCAATGCGACTGCAATCGAAGCATCCAAAGAGGTAGAGGCAGCGATGAAGGTATCCCTGCGGGCAGCTTTGGGCTCAACTACAAATAAACTCAGTAAAGGTCAATTAGATGATCTCACTATAATGATG GAGACCCTTCGAGTTAAAGATGATGAACTTCACCAGTTATTGCAAGATATCCGTGCACGTGATGCAACCATCAGAGAGATTACAGATAAATTACAGGAGACTGCTGAAGCAGCTGAAACTGCTGCTTCTGCAGCTCATTCAATAGATGAGCAGAGAAGATTTTTATCTTCAGAACTTGAACGCCTGAAACAAGATCAGGAAAAACAAATTGAATTTTCATTGCTTAGG TTAAGGGAATCGGAAGAAAAGGCAAAGCTTCTTTCAGAAGAGAGGGAGCATTTACTCAAGGAAAGAGATTCTGCTCTTCAAGAAGCTCAAATGTGGCGTTCTGAACTAGGAAAAGCTAGAGGAAATGCTGTAATTTTAGAAGCAGCCGTTGTGAGGGCGGAAGAGAAAGCAAGAGTTTCAGCAGCAGATGCTGATATGCGAATAAATGATGCTGCGAGTAGACTCGATTCTGcgacaaaagaaaaggaagaactCGTAGCTCTTGTGGACGCGCTACAGTTGCAAATACGAAGGTTCTGCAT CCAAGACACTAGCACAAAACAAGTCTGCGAGGAGAGGTCGGAGCTGTGCTCCACGTCTTCAAAGCATGTAGACATGGAAGATGATAATGTGGATAAAGCTTGCTTAAGTGATACAGATCCAATACCCATTACTGAGAACATAGTTGATTTGGATGATGATGGAGTCGATATCCCTACAATTGGGGTCACGGAGTGGAATAATCCTCATTCTTCTGAAGTATCTGATGTAAGAGAAGTAACCACTGAACCTGAAGATAACAGCTTGGATATTCCTGTTGATAGCCAACCAGTATCTGAGAATGCTTTCCACGGTTAA
- the LOC4342362 gene encoding uncharacterized protein isoform X2, with product MASSGSSTVVGEMESSLERVRRQLSSTSSRHLLQGPLLKRSDTLRKWNERWVILDPATGKMEYKIRRSDAAVRGIIVFDSTSTVTLSPMNFHGLPKYDGCCFYIGTPQKKEYFLCAETPSAARAWVSTLHASQLVLQAHKEAVNSLGGNGPTKLGKVATVVAVANATAIEASKEVEAAMKVSLRAALGSTTNKLSKGQLDDLTIMMETLRVKDDELHQLLQDIRARDATIREITDKLQETAEAAETAASAAHSIDEQRRFLSSELERLKQDQEKQIEFSLLRLRESEEKAKLLSEEREHLLKERDSALQEAQMWRSELGKARGNAVILEAAVVRAEEKARVSAADADMRINDAASRLDSATKEKEELVALVDALQLQIRSQDTSTKQVCEERSELCSTSSKHVDMEDDNVDKACLSDTDPIPITENIVDLDDDGVDIPTIGVTEWNNPHSSEVSDVREVTTEPEDNSLDIPVDSQPVSENAFHG from the exons ATGGCGTCGAGCGGGAGCAGCACG GTGGTGGGAGAGATGGAGAGCAGCTTGGAGCGGGTGAGGCGGCAGCTCTCGtccacctccagccgccacCTCCTTCAGGGCCCTCTCCTGAAGCGATCCGATACA CTAAGAAAATGGAATGAACGGTGGGTTATACTTGATCCTGCAACTGGAAAGATGGAATACAA GATTCGTAGAAGTGATGCAGCTGTGAGGGGAATAATAGTGTTTGATTCAACAAGCACTGTGACGTTGTCGCCAATGAACTTTCA TGGACTGCCGAAATATGATGGATGCTGTTTCT ATATTGGAACCCCACAGAAAAAGGAATATTTTCTTTGTGCAGAAACTCCTAGTGCTGCAAGAGCTTGGGTGTCCACTTTACA TGCTTCTCAGTTGGTGCTACAAGCTCACAAAGAAGCAGTGAATTCGTTGGGTGGAAATGGTCCTACCAAATTGGGAAAAGTTGCTACAGTTGTGGCTGTGGCCAATGCGACTGCAATCGAAGCATCCAAAGAGGTAGAGGCAGCGATGAAGGTATCCCTGCGGGCAGCTTTGGGCTCAACTACAAATAAACTCAGTAAAGGTCAATTAGATGATCTCACTATAATGATG GAGACCCTTCGAGTTAAAGATGATGAACTTCACCAGTTATTGCAAGATATCCGTGCACGTGATGCAACCATCAGAGAGATTACAGATAAATTACAGGAGACTGCTGAAGCAGCTGAAACTGCTGCTTCTGCAGCTCATTCAATAGATGAGCAGAGAAGATTTTTATCTTCAGAACTTGAACGCCTGAAACAAGATCAGGAAAAACAAATTGAATTTTCATTGCTTAGG TTAAGGGAATCGGAAGAAAAGGCAAAGCTTCTTTCAGAAGAGAGGGAGCATTTACTCAAGGAAAGAGATTCTGCTCTTCAAGAAGCTCAAATGTGGCGTTCTGAACTAGGAAAAGCTAGAGGAAATGCTGTAATTTTAGAAGCAGCCGTTGTGAGGGCGGAAGAGAAAGCAAGAGTTTCAGCAGCAGATGCTGATATGCGAATAAATGATGCTGCGAGTAGACTCGATTCTGcgacaaaagaaaaggaagaactCGTAGCTCTTGTGGACGCGCTACAGTTGCAAATACGAAG CCAAGACACTAGCACAAAACAAGTCTGCGAGGAGAGGTCGGAGCTGTGCTCCACGTCTTCAAAGCATGTAGACATGGAAGATGATAATGTGGATAAAGCTTGCTTAAGTGATACAGATCCAATACCCATTACTGAGAACATAGTTGATTTGGATGATGATGGAGTCGATATCCCTACAATTGGGGTCACGGAGTGGAATAATCCTCATTCTTCTGAAGTATCTGATGTAAGAGAAGTAACCACTGAACCTGAAGATAACAGCTTGGATATTCCTGTTGATAGCCAACCAGTATCTGAGAATGCTTTCCACGGTTAA